DNA from Sorangium aterium:
GACGATGACCCACGATCGGCGGGAGTACAGCGTGCAGTACGCCGAGACGGACTGGGCGTTCATCAGCCGCCTGATGGAAGAGACGGGCATGTTCTGCTTCTTCGAGCACAAGGCCGACAACCACGTGCTCGTCTTCGGCGACGCGCCGTTCGTCCACGAGCCCATCGACGGATCGAGCGTCGTGCCCTACCGGGCCGCCGGCGGGGCGCTCACCTCGCAGGAGGCCGTCTCCCGCTTCTCGATGGCCGAGGAGGTCCGGCCCGGCAAGGTCACCGTCCGCGACTACAACTTCCAGAAGCCCAGCCTGAGCCTCGAAGGGGAGGCGGAGGCCGACCGCGACACCGATCTCGAGGTGTACGTATATGCGACCGAGCACGATCTGCCCGAGGAGGGCACCCAGCTCGCGAAGCTCCGGCTCGAGCAGCTCCAGCTCGTGCGCCGCACCGCGGAGGGGCAGGGGAGCGTGCTCCGGTTCATGCCCGGGGCCACCTTCACGCTCGAGGACCACGGCCGCGAGAGCTTCAACCGCGGATACCTGATCACGCGCGTCGACCATTTCGGCTCGCGGGCCGTCGGGGGGGAGTCGCAGGATACAGTCGTTGGGTACTCCAATCGATTCCAGTGCATCCCGGACGACGTGCCCTACCGCACGCCCGTGCAGACGCCCAAGCCGACGCCCCGCGGCATCCAGACGGCGATCGTCGTGGGCCCGGCGGGCGAGGAGATCCACACGGACATCTATGGCCGGGTGAAGGTGCAGTTCCACTGGGACCGGCAGGGGCGCCGCAACGAGCACAGCTCGTGCTGGATGCGCGTGAGCCAGATCTGGGCGGGCGCCGCGTGGGGCTCGATGTACATCCCGCGCATCGGCCACGAGGTCGTCATCGACTTCCTCGAGGGCGACCCGGATCGCCCGCTGATCGTCGGGCGCGTCTACCACGGCGCGAACGTGCCGCCCTACGCGCTGCCGGCCGAGAAGACGAAGAGCACCATCAAGTCGGACACCTCGCCGGGCGGCGGCGGCTCGAACGAGCTCAGGTTCGAGGACAGGAAAGGCGCGGAGGAGATCTACCTGCACGCGCAGAAGGACTGGAACATCGAGGTCGAGAACGACAAGACCCAGTCCGTCGGCCACGACGAGCGCCTGACCGTCGGCCACGACCGGAAGAAGCGCATCGACAACAGCCAGTGGGAGTCGATCGGCGCCTTCAAGACCACGGAGGTCGGCGAGGATCACAACGAGAAGATCGGCGCGAACCGCACGCTCGGCGTCGTCCAGAGCGAGAGCGTGGACATCGGCAAGGACGCGAGCCTGAGGATCGGGCAGGGCCGGAAGACCGATGTCGGGAAGGACGACATCGAGTCGGTGGGCGGCAAGCGCGAGCTCTCGGTGGGCGGCGAGGAGACCGTCAAGGTGGGTGATCGCGCGACGCTGGAGGTCGGCTCGAAGCGCAACACCACCGTCGGCAGCGACGACTCGCTGTCGGTCAGCGGCACCGAGACCCGGAACATCGACGTGGACGCGACCGAGTCCGTCGGCGGGAAGAAGACCGTCAAGGTCGGCGAGAAGTTCACGCTGGAGTGCGGGAGCGGCAAGATCATCGTCGACAGCTCCGGCAAGATCACGGTCGAGGGGTCGGACATCACCGTGAAGGGCTCGGGCACCGTCAAGGTGGAGGGCGCCAAGGTCGAGGTGAAGAGCGACGGCGACGTGAGCGTCAAGGCGGGCTCGAACATCAAGCTCTCGGGGAGCGGGGTCGACATCAACTGAGCGGCGTCGCGCAGGATCGGAGCCGAGGCGGATGGTTCACGAGGTGGTGGCTGATCACGCGGAGATGGCGTCGTTCCTCTGGGAGCTCCGCGAGATGGCCGTGAGGTCGCACCACTACACGCTGGCCGACCTCGCGGAGCTCGAGGAGCGCGTCGAGGCCCACCTCGACGGGCTCCGCATCGCGGGGGAGCCCGGCTGGGAGCTCACGCTGGCCGCCCTCTCCACGAAGGATCCCGGCGCGTTCTTCGCGGCGGCCGTCGCCGCGGTCGAGGCGCGCGACTACCCGGGCTTCGCGGCCGTGCTCGACGCGACGGAGGAGGCGGACGAGCCCGCCGCCGGCGTCGCGGGCGCCCTCGCGTGGGCGTCGCCGGCCGACGCGTTCGCGATCGTGGCGCCGATGCTGTCGGGGGCGCAGCCGCCGGCCCTGCGCCGCCTCGCGCTGGCCGCGTGCGTCGCGCACCGCCGCGATCCCGGGCAGCTCCTCGGCTACGCGATCTGCGACGGCGACGCGGCGGTCCGCGCGCTGGCCTTCCGCGCGGCCGGCGCGCTGGGCCGCGCCGATCTGGCGGGCGAGCTCCGCGGCGCGTGGGGCTCGGACGACGAGGCCGAGCGCTTCTGGTCGGCGTGGGCCGGCGCGCTGCTCGGGGCGCGCGGCGCGGACGAGGCGCTGTGGAGCGTCGCCGGGCGGAGCGGCGCGTTCGCCGAGGAGGCGGCCGACTGCGCCGCCCGCGTGAGTCCGCCGGGCGAGGCCCGCCGCCGGATCGAGGCGCTGATGCGGTCGCCCGGCCTCGGGCGGGTCTGCCTCGTCGCGGCGGGGGCGCTGGGCGATCCGGCGCTGCTGCCGTGGGTGCTCGACCGGCTTACCGTCGCGCCGCTCGCGCGGCTCGCCGGCGAGGCGCTCTCGCGCATCACCGGCGCGCCGATCGAGGGGGCGCTGCGCGGGGCCCCGGCGCCCGGCTTCGACGCCGGGCCGAGCGACGATCCGCGCGACGCCAGCGTGAAGATGGACCCGGACACGCAGCTCCCGTGGCCGCACGGGGCGAACGCGCGGGCGCTCTGGGCGGCGCACCGCGGGCGCTTCGCGTCGGGGGTGCGCCACGTGGAGGGCCGCCCGCTGGACGAGGGGGCGCTCGATCGCGTGCTCCGGGTCGGCGGCCAGCGGCGCCGCGCGGGCGCTGCGTTCGAGCGGGCGGCGCGCGCGCCCGGCCGCCCGCTGTTCGACGTGGCCGCGCGGGTCGAGCGGCAGAGGGCCGCGCTCGGGGCCTCACCGTGACGGCGCCGCCCGCGCCGCGCGCCCTCGGGCACGCCGCGGTCGCGGTGCGCCCCTTCCGCTCCCGGGGGCGGGTGATGCTCGCGGTGGTCGTCAAGGCGACCTTCCAGCTCGAGCACAAGCGCGCCATGTCGCCGCTCCCGCCCGCGCCGATCGTCGCGGCGGACGTGCGCGCGGCGCGCGCCGCGGCCGACCCGCGCGCCGCCGTCTCGGCGGCCGCGGAGATGGCCCCGTTCCTTCCGCGCGCGGACATCCTCCTCGGCGGCCACGCCTGGGCCCGCGGCCGCAGCCCGGCGCCGCTCGTCCCCGTCCGCCTGCGCGTCGGCCTCGACGCGGCCGTCCTCCTCGACAAGGCCCTGCACGTCTACGGCGATCGCGGCGGCAACGGCCGCGGCGCCCCGCAGCCGTTCCTCGCCATGCCGCTCGGCTACGAGCGCGCCCCCGGCGGGCCGGCCGACCCCGACAACCCGGCCGGCGTCGATCCGCGCGCCGGCCGCGCGCCCAACATCATCGATCCCCGGCAGCCGACGCGCGCCGCCGGCTTCGGGCCGATCGCGGCGCACTGGCCCACGCGGCAGCGCCGGCTGGGCAACGCCGATCCGCGCGGCGTGCAGGCCCCGTGGCCCGTGATCCCGGACGGCTTCGACTGGGCGTATTTCCAGGCGGCGCCGGCCGATCAACAGACGCCGTATCTCCGGGGGAACGAGTGGATCCTGATCGAGGGGATGCACCCGGATCTCGACCGCATCGAGGCCTGGTTGCCGGGCCCCGTCGCCGAGGCGCGGGTCGCGTTCGGGGGGGCGGCGCAGCCGCAGGCGTTGCCGCTGGTCGCCGACATGCTCGTGATCGACGCCGATCGCTGGCTTTGCTCGCTCGTGTGGCGCGCGAGCGCGGTGCTGCCGGGCGAGGAGGCCCTCGCCGGCGTCCGGGTCACGGCCAGGGTCGCGCTCCCTGGCGAGGACGTGCCGTGGGACCCCGCGGCAGCGCAGGCGGCGCCGCAGCAGGCGCGAGCGGCGCAGGCGGCGCCGCAGCAGGCGCGAGCGGCGCAGGCGGCGCCGCAGCAGGCGCGAGCGGCGCAGGCGCCGCCTGCGGCGAGCCCACAGCGGGCGGGGCGCGCGGCGGAGCATCCGCTGGCCGGGACGGTGGCGCTCGATCCGGAGGAGGCGTCGGCTGCGGCGAGCCCGCAGCGGGCGGGGCGCGGGGCGGCGGAGCATCCGCTGGCCGGGACGGTGGCGGTCGATCCGGACGAAGGGCAGCCGAACCCCGCCTTGCCGTTCCGGTCGCCCGCGGCCTCCGTGGGAGGACCGCGCCTCGAGAGATCTGGCACGGCGGAGATGCCCGCCGCAGCGGGGACGCCGCCCGCGGAGCCGCGGCGCGGCGGCCTGCCCTTCGTGGCGCCGGCGGCGGCGGGGGCAGCTTCAGGCGCGCTGCCGTTCGCGCCCGCCGCCCCGTCTTCCCCGGGCGCCCGCGATGGCGCGGCGGCGTGGGCGCTCCCGTTCGCCGCCCCCGCCGCGGCGTCGCCTGCGGTGCCGGTCCGAGCGCCGGCGGCGGCGTCCGGCGTGCTGCCGTTCGCGCCGGCGCCGGCGCCGGCGGCGTCCGGCGTGCTGCCGTTCGTATCGCCGGCGGCAGCGTCCGGCGTGCTGTCGTTCGCGCCGGCGCCGGCGGCGCCCGTTCCCGCCGCTCCCCAGGCGCCGTCCGCGCCCCCTCCCGCGCCGTCCGCGCCGGAGCGCTCCTCGCCGTGGGCGTCGGGCGCGGCGCCCCACGCCGCCTCGGAGCCGCAATCGCCGTGGGTGTCTGGCGCAGCCGCGGCCTCGGCGCACGTTGCCTCGCCGCCGCCCGCCGCGCCGTCGTACGCCCTCTCCCAGCCGCGCATCGCGCCGTCGTACGCCCTGGGATCGTCGCCCGCCGCCTCGCCGTGGCCCGCCGCGGCGGCCGCCGCCGCCCCTGCCCGGCGCCCCGCGCGCCCGCGCCGTCCGCGCCTCACCCCGGACGCGCGCCCCTCGTCGGAGCCGCTCATCCCGCCGCGCAAGCGCCGCCCCGCGAAGGTCGCGGCCGACGGCCTCGGCGCCTCGTTCCTCCGCTCGGTGCCCGACGCCGCGCCCACGCCCACCTGACCATGGACCTCCGCAACCGAACCCCCTTCGTCGCCGAGCGCATCGTCCACGTCGATGCCGCCGGCGCCGAGGTGCTCGTCGTCCTCGTCAAGGCGACGCTCGCCATCCACGCCGGCGGCCGCCTCGCGCCCACGGCCGAGCAGGTGCCGCTCCAGCACGCCGACGCCTTCCACGGCGAGCCGGGCCTCTCGAGCGTCCGCTACGAGAGCGATCTCGCGCCGCACAAGGTCGGCACGGACGTCGTCGTCCTCGGCCACGCGTACCCGCCCGGCCGCCGCGACGCCGAGGTCCAGGTCTCCGTGCGCGTCGGCCCGGTCCGCACGACCCTCGCCGTCTTCGGCGACCGCACCTGGGCCCGCCCCGCGTCCCCCGCGCCCTTCGAGCGGATGCCGCTCGTGTACGAGCGCGCGTTCGGCGGGCGCGACGAGTCCGCCGAGTCCCCCGTCGACCACGAGGTCGAGCCGCGCAACCCCGTCGGACGCGGGTTCCGGGCGCGCCGCTCGCTCGTCGACCCCGCGCAGCTCGCCATGCCGAACCTCGAAGATCCCAGGAAGCCGCTCCGCTCGCCGGACGATCGCCCCGAGCCCGTCGGCCTCGGCTTCATCGGGCGCAGCTGGCAGCCGCGCCTGCGCTACGCCGCCACGGCGCCCGATCCTTCGTCGCCGCCCCCCGCCGGGTCGCCGCCCCCTGCGCCGTCGCCGTTCCTGCCTGCCGCCTTCGACCCTCGCTACCACCAGGGCGCGCACCCGCGCCTCGTGGCCACGCCGCACCTCCGCGGCGGCGAGCCGGTCGAGCTCGTGCACCTGAGCCCCCTCGGCCCGCAGCGCTTCTCGCTGCCCCCCGCGGCGCCTCGCGCCGTGGTCGTGATCGACTCCGAGCGCCGCCCGCTCCCGCTGGTCCTCGACACCGTGGTCCTCGAGCCCGACGACCTCCGCGCCGTGCTCGTGTACCGGGGCGCCATGCCCGTCGGTCGCGATGTCTTCCGCGTGCGCCGCATCGAGGTGGAGCCCGCGCCCGCATGAGCACCGGAGCCGTCATCACCGCCGCCGGCATGGTCACCGCGCTCGGCGACACCGCCGCGTCCACAACGGCCGCGGTCCGCGCCCGCCTCACGCGCTTCCGCGAGTGGCCGAGCTACCCCTGCCTCCCCGCCGACCCGCCCCGCCCGGAGGAGCCCTTCTCCGTGGTCGCGGCGTACACCGATCTCCCCCGCGCGCTCGACCTCCCGGTCCGCTTGCTCGCGCTGGCGCTCCAGGACCTCGCGACCTCCGCCGATCTCGCGCGCGCCGACCTGGAGGACGCCTCGTTCTTCCTCGCGCGCCCCTCGCCCGGCCCCTCCGCGCACCACCACGAGCTGCGCGACGCCTTCCGGGAGAGGGTCGCGGACGCCGCCGGGGTCGACGCCGTGACCCGCGGCCTCCTCGCCCCCGACGGGCACGCCGCCATGCTCCTCGGCCTGGCCCACGCGGCGCGCGCCGTCGAGGCCGACCCCGGCACGCCCTGGATCGTGGCCGGCGCCGACGCCCTGGTCGACGTGGGGCTGCTCGAGGCGCTCGATCACGCGCGCCGCCTCAAGAGCCGCCGCAACCTCGACGGGTTCATCCCGGGCGAGGCCGCGGCCGCGCTGCTCGTCGAGCACCGCCGCCGCGCCGAGGCCCGCGGTGCCCCCATCCTGGCCGAGATCGAGGGCTCGGGCGTCGGCCAGGAGCCCCAGACCGTAGAGAGCGGCGATCCCCCCTCGGGCGCGGCGCTCGCCGCGGCGCTCGCCGCCGCGTGCGCCGCGGGCGGCCCGCCCGCGTGGGTCCTCTGCGATCTCAACGGCGAGAGCTACCGGGCCAAGGAGTGGGGGCTCGCGCGCGTCCGCGCGCCGGCGCTCCTCGGGGGCGTGCGGGCGCTGTGGCACCCCGCCGACGGCTACGGCGACGTCGGCGCCGCGACCGGCGGGTGCCTCGCGGCCGCGTGCGTGCGATCGTTCGAGCGAGGCGCGTCCCCCGCGGGGCGCGCCGCGCTCTTCGCGGGCTCCGGCGACGGGACGCGCGCCGCCGTGTGCCTCGTCTCGGCTGCAGCGAAGAGGGCGTGAAGGAGGAGCGATATGCCTGTCACCGTAGGAGTCAACTCACGCACGGTCGTCCACGCGGCGAGCAATGGAATGACCATCGCTTTCCCGGACGTGTGCCTCACCCCAGCGCCGCCCGCCCCGCCGGTCCCCGTCCCCTATCCCAACATCGCCATGTCGTCCGACGCCGCGAGCACCGCGAAGAACGTCAAGGCCGACGGCAACCCGCTCTGCCATCAGGACAGCAACTTCTCGCGCAGCAGCGGCGACGAGGCGGGCACGAACGGGGGCGTCGCCTCCGGCGTGAACATGAACAAGGCCGAGTTCATCAGCTACTCGTTCGACGTCAAGGTCGAGGGGAAAGGCTGCGCCCGCGCGCTCGATCTCATGCTCCACAACAGCAAGAACACCCCGCCCACGCCGGTCATCCAGCCGCCGCTCATCGTCATCGTCATGGAGGAGCCCCCGCCCGCGCCCGAGAACCCCAAGGACTGGGGCGTCGACAAGATCGAGGTGTTCTGAGGGGGCGGCCGCGGAGCGAGCCTCGACCCGCGCCGCGCTGATGGACCGGACTCCCCGCTGATTCGTCCTGGAGCTCTCGCATGCCGACGATCAAGCAATACGTGAACCTCCCTGTCGCCGCGACCGGCGTGAACGGCCCTGTGCGGCAGCTGCGCGTCACGCCCAACCAGGTGCCCAACGTCGCGCCCGGCGATCGCGTGGACTGGTGGATCGAGCCCGACCCGGGCAACGAGAGCCTCGCTTTCCAGTCGCTGACCGAGCGCACGAGGCTCGCGCACGGCGCGGCCCCCGGGGTGACGGTCGGGCTTGGGCACCACTTCGACAACACGCTCACGTTCACGCACATCGGCGGCGACAAGTACACGATCAAGGCGTCGCGCGACGGGCAGCGGGCGCAGTTCCTCGCCACCGACGAGTTCCAGACGTGGCGAAAGCTCTATTATACGGTCTGGTACTCCGGAGCGCAGACGCTCGCCACGTACAACAACATCGATCCGCGGTTCGTGGGCGAGTTCGCGCGGCACTTCATCGAGCTGGAGCGCAGGGCGGTCTTCCCGGCGCTCGCGACCGTGGACTCGGCCCGCGTCGACTTCCAGAGCCTGTCGCAGCAGGCGGTCAGCTCGCCGACCTTCGACTGGCCGTTCATGAACGGCGGCCCGAACGCGCTGCTCAACCTGCGCGTCGGCGGCGCGCCCCCCGGGGGAGGCACGCTGACCGACAAGCCGCTTCACATGGCCTTCCTGCTGGTGCCGAACTGCTATTACACGCAGCTGGAGCGGCGCGCGTTCCCCACGGCGAACAACGCGGTCGGGAGCATCACCACGTTCCGCACCGTGTGGCGCGACCCCACGAACGGCAACAACTTCATGTGGACGGCGCAGGCGTCGTGGCCGGCGGCCGGCGCCACCGACGTGAGGGCGTATTTCAACTTCACGCTCGGGTCGCCGAACCGCGTCAGCTGGAACCTCACCACGCTGCCGGGCCTCACGGCCCACCTCGCCACGCCGGGCAACACGTACAACCTCACCTTCTCGTTCATCTGGAAGAGCTCGATCAACGGCTATAGCTGGGGCAATTTCTGCGTCGTCGGGTGCACGGGCCCCGGCCGGAGCGAGACGGCGGTCCTCGGCACCTTCGTCCACGAGATGGGGCACGGCATCGGGCAGACCGTCCGGCAGGAGCCGCAGTACAGCGCGACCGGCGTCGCGCTCGCCACGCAGCTCGCCAACCCCCGCTGGTACACCGACCAGTTCGGCGGGCAGGGCCCGCACTGCAACACGAACGCGGGCCTCACGCCGGACCCATCCACCACGTCGGGCCAGCGGTACGACTGGTGGCCCGCGCTCGGTGGGCGGCTCTGCACCATCTACCACGCCGGCCACAGCAACCGCGACGATGGCGTCTTCTGCCCCGTGTGCGCCCCGCGCATCCGCCGCGTGCGCCTCGATACGCCGGCGCAGACCTCCCGCAACTGGAACCACTTTGGCTGAACCTCGCGGGCGAGGGGCGCGCTGCTCCCTCGACCCCGCGCCCCCGCGCCGCACCCACGTCGAGAGGACCCCATGGAGATCGAACCCCGGACACCCTTTGGCTTCGCCCCCCACGCGGGCTCGCCCGAGATCGCGGCCGGCAAGGAGGCCATCCGACTCGCGATCTCGCGGGTGTCCTTCGCGGCGGGCACGGTGGAGCTCGACGTCTCGGCGTCGTTCCTGTTCCCGGACGCCGTCGCGAGCCGCTACCGTGACGTCGAGGAGTCGATGGTCCTCGTCGTCCACGACGTCGAGCAGGCGGACGGCGGCGCCCTGCTCGCGCGCAACACGTTCATCGAGTTCCCGGCAGGCGAGCGCGACGGCCCGAACCAGCTTCTCGAGCCCGCGCTGCCGATGCCGGGCCGCGGGAGCCTCGCGTCCGAGGGGTATCAGGGCGCCTGGCTCAACGTCACCGTCGCTTTCCCCTGCGCCGCGGCGGTGCCCCGTTACCGGCCGAGCGTCTATGTGTACCTCGTCCTCGAGAACTACGTGTCGAACGTGATAGGCATCGATCTCGTCGACAAGAAGGCCATCGAATTCTGACCGGCGGTGAACCCATGCTCGTCCGATCCGTCTCTTTCGGCCTGACCGCGGAGACGCCCGCGACCTCCGGCGCGGGCGTCGTCCTCGCCCAGCCGGGCCCGCCCCTCCTCGAGGGCGGCGCCCTCGTCCACGTCGTCCACGGCAGCTCGCGCGTGCCCGCCGTCGATATCGAGGTCGAGCGCGCCGAGGTGCTCCGCGGCGTCTTTCTCACGCTGATCTATGCCCCCGCGCAGGGCGGCGTCACGGTGCCTCTGCTCGGGCCGAGGCTCGTCTTCCCCGACGACATCGACGATGTGGGCGCGGACCTCGTGGGCAGCTTCCGGTGCGAGATCGTCCTGGCACCCCGGGTCGGGGCGTTCTATCTGCACGCGGCGTATCGCCAGTACGTCTCCAACGTGGTTCGCCTCATGGCCCCGCCCGGTGCCCGATGACGCCTGTTTATTCCGTTATCGTCGTCACGTGGAACAACCTCCAGTACACGGCGCGATGTGTGGACGCCCTCCTGCGCACGCTCCCCTCGGACGCGGAGGTGGTCTTCGTCGACAACGGCTCGGAGGACGGCACCCCCGCTTACCTCACCGACGTCGCGCGCCGGCTCGGGGACGCCGCCAAGACAATCTTCCTGGACGAGAACCTCGGCCTGGCCGGCGGCGCGAACCGGGGACTCGAGGTCGCTGCCGGGGAGTACCTGGTGTTCCTCGACAACGATGTCGTGGTGACCCCTAGGTGGCTGGAGGGGCTGCGAGAGTGCATGGAGGAGGCGCCGCGGGCCGTGCCCGGGGCGCGGCGCGTCGGGCTCGTCGGGCCCGTGACGAACAGCGCGCGCGGCCCGCAGAAGGTGCAGAACCCGCCGCCGTTCCAGCCGGAGGCGCTGAACGAGCTCGCGGCCGAGCACCGCGAGGCGTTCCGCCGGCGGTGGGCGCCGTCGTTCGCCCTCTCGACCTTCTGCCTGATGATGCGCCGCGAGGTCTACGCCGAGATCGGCGGCCTCGACGAGCGCTTCTTCCCGGTGGGCCACGAGGGCCCCGACCTCGCCTTGCGGGCGCAGGAGCGCGGCTTCGAGTGCATGATCGCGAGCGACGTGTACGTGCACCACGAGGGGAGCGCCACGCTGAGCAAGGCGTTCCCGGGCGCGCAGGGCGGCCTCGGGGGCGCGGATCTCTTCTTCGAGAAGTGGCGCGCCCGCCGGGCCGGGAAGACGCGGCTCGTGGCCGCGTACCGCGTCAGGGACGCGGAGGCGACGCTGCGCGAGAGCCTCGACGCGACAGCGCGGTTCGCCGACGCGATCGTCGTGCTCGACGACGGATCGACGGACGGGACGGGGGCGATCGCGCGGTCGCACCCCGCCGTGACCAGGTACGAGCGGACGGAGCTGCGGTCGGTCATGGACGATCGGCGCGATCGCGACCGCGCCCTGCAGATGGCGGCGGAGCTCTCCCCGGACTGGATCATCGCGGTCGACGCCGACGAGGTGTTCGAGATGGACCGCGCGCGCGCCGAGCGCCTCATGCAGCTCGCCGATCCGCACATCAAGGCGCTCGGCTTCCACTGGTACACGTTCTGGGAGCCGACGCGCACGTACTTCCGGGCGGACGGCGCGCTCGGGGCCATGTCGGGCTACCGCATGTACCGGAATGAGCCGGGCCTGCGGGTCGCCCGGGGGGCCGAGGGCGGCCTGCCCGGCGGCGGCATTCCCGAGATGCCGGACGGGTGCGGGCGCTTCACCGACGTCCGCGTGCGGCGGCTCGGCTACGACACCGAGGCGTCGCGGCAGGCGCGGCTCGCGCTCCACGGGCGGCCGGACCCGTCCACGCCGCCGCGCGCCGGCGCGCCCCCCGAGCTGGCCGATCTCGCGAGCAACACGGTGACGCTGCGCAGGTATGCGCCAGCGTCCGGCGTATCGCTCTGCATCATCGCGAGGAACGAGGCGGAGCGGCTGGAGCGGTTCCTCGCGTTCCTCGAGCCGTTCGTCGACGAGATATGCATCGTCGACAACGGCAGCGACGACGCGACGGTCGAGATCGCGCGGAGGTTCACCGACCGGATTCGCGTCCACCGGACGGACCGGCTGGACCTGGCCGAGGTGCGCAACGTGGGCCTGGAGATGGCCACGCGGCCCTGGATCCTGAGCCTCGACCCGGACGAGGAGCTCGCGCACTGGGATCTGCCGCGCGTCGTGCGGCTGATGGACGACCTCGACGTCCATGCCTATTCGTTCGAGATCGCCAATCATCAGAAGGACGGCCCGCCCGTCATGACGATCGCCGTGCGGCTGTTCCGCAACGACGCGCGGATCCGGTACGGGCGCGCCGTCCACGAGACGGTGCAGCCGAGCCTGGACCGGCACCCGGAGCTCGTCGTCCGCCCGTCCGGCGTGGAGATCCAGCACTACGGCTTCCTGAAGGACGACGGCGTCATGGAAGAGAAGCTGTCGCGCTACCTGGAGGCGAATCAGCGCATGCGCGAGGAGGATCCGGCGGATCCGATGCCCTGGTACAACGAGGGTCTCCACCTCCTGAACGACGGCCGCGACGACGAGGCGATCGCCTTTCTGGAGAGGGCGATGGTGCTCGGCCAGCGCTTCCTCTCGCCGCGATCGAGCCTGGCGCAGATCTACCAGCACCGGGCGCTCGCGCTGTGGCAGAGCATGGTCGCCGAGCTCCCGCCGGGTCACCCCGTGCGGCCGACGGCGGAGGAGAGCGCGGCGGCGCTGGGCCGCATCACGCCGGCGCGGATGCTGGTGGGGCAGGCGCGCAGGCGTAGGCTCCAGGGGCCGTCGCATGGCGAGTGAGGGGCGGCGCGCGTTCATCGCGCAGGTCACCGCGGGGGCCGGCCTCGTGGCGCTAGGCGGGTGCGGCGGCGCGCCCGGGGCGGCGGGCGCGATCGCGGAGGCGAAGGGCGCGCCCGCGGCGGGGAAGGCCGCTCCTCTGGCACCGGCGGCACCGGCCGTGGCGGGCGCGGCGCCTGTCCTCGAGGCCGCGCTGCGGGGCGCCGTGCTCGCGCTCCGCTACCGATACCCGAGCTCCCTTGGCGAGCGGCTCGCCGCCGCCCCGTGGGCCGCCACGCTCGTGGTCGCCATCCACCCCGCGTCGGCGTCCCCCGCCTGCCGGAGCCTCGCGACCGGCGCGCTCCGCACCGAGGCCCCCGTGCTGGATCAGGGGATGTTCCGCGCGTCGGCCGAGGTCGATCTGGCGGCGTTCTTCGGC
Protein-coding regions in this window:
- a CDS encoding type VI secretion system Vgr family protein, which translates into the protein MSTTSTRVNVPTRSASDGRLDGSGSGTARARRSMADGAIEFDFAVEGATDPWRVARIEGHEGISRLFHFRVTLASTDAALAFDGLVGQTCLLTIRNDASTRYIHGIVARFEQHEEGRSVTTYLATVAPRAWRLQHRHDYRIFQEATAPEIIDKVLRAAGLSSDDFRISTTMTHDRREYSVQYAETDWAFISRLMEETGMFCFFEHKADNHVLVFGDAPFVHEPIDGSSVVPYRAAGGALTSQEAVSRFSMAEEVRPGKVTVRDYNFQKPSLSLEGEAEADRDTDLEVYVYATEHDLPEEGTQLAKLRLEQLQLVRRTAEGQGSVLRFMPGATFTLEDHGRESFNRGYLITRVDHFGSRAVGGESQDTVVGYSNRFQCIPDDVPYRTPVQTPKPTPRGIQTAIVVGPAGEEIHTDIYGRVKVQFHWDRQGRRNEHSSCWMRVSQIWAGAAWGSMYIPRIGHEVVIDFLEGDPDRPLIVGRVYHGANVPPYALPAEKTKSTIKSDTSPGGGGSNELRFEDRKGAEEIYLHAQKDWNIEVENDKTQSVGHDERLTVGHDRKKRIDNSQWESIGAFKTTEVGEDHNEKIGANRTLGVVQSESVDIGKDASLRIGQGRKTDVGKDDIESVGGKRELSVGGEETVKVGDRATLEVGSKRNTTVGSDDSLSVSGTETRNIDVDATESVGGKKTVKVGEKFTLECGSGKIIVDSSGKITVEGSDITVKGSGTVKVEGAKVEVKSDGDVSVKAGSNIKLSGSGVDIN
- a CDS encoding TIGR02270 family protein; its protein translation is MVADHAEMASFLWELREMAVRSHHYTLADLAELEERVEAHLDGLRIAGEPGWELTLAALSTKDPGAFFAAAVAAVEARDYPGFAAVLDATEEADEPAAGVAGALAWASPADAFAIVAPMLSGAQPPALRRLALAACVAHRRDPGQLLGYAICDGDAAVRALAFRAAGALGRADLAGELRGAWGSDDEAERFWSAWAGALLGARGADEALWSVAGRSGAFAEEAADCAARVSPPGEARRRIEALMRSPGLGRVCLVAAGALGDPALLPWVLDRLTVAPLARLAGEALSRITGAPIEGALRGAPAPGFDAGPSDDPRDASVKMDPDTQLPWPHGANARALWAAHRGRFASGVRHVEGRPLDEGALDRVLRVGGQRRRAGAAFERAARAPGRPLFDVAARVERQRAALGASP
- a CDS encoding DUF2169 family type VI secretion system accessory protein, whose amino-acid sequence is MTAPPAPRALGHAAVAVRPFRSRGRVMLAVVVKATFQLEHKRAMSPLPPAPIVAADVRAARAAADPRAAVSAAAEMAPFLPRADILLGGHAWARGRSPAPLVPVRLRVGLDAAVLLDKALHVYGDRGGNGRGAPQPFLAMPLGYERAPGGPADPDNPAGVDPRAGRAPNIIDPRQPTRAAGFGPIAAHWPTRQRRLGNADPRGVQAPWPVIPDGFDWAYFQAAPADQQTPYLRGNEWILIEGMHPDLDRIEAWLPGPVAEARVAFGGAAQPQALPLVADMLVIDADRWLCSLVWRASAVLPGEEALAGVRVTARVALPGEDVPWDPAAAQAAPQQARAAQAAPQQARAAQAAPQQARAAQAPPAASPQRAGRAAEHPLAGTVALDPEEASAAASPQRAGRGAAEHPLAGTVAVDPDEGQPNPALPFRSPAASVGGPRLERSGTAEMPAAAGTPPAEPRRGGLPFVAPAAAGAASGALPFAPAAPSSPGARDGAAAWALPFAAPAAASPAVPVRAPAAASGVLPFAPAPAPAASGVLPFVSPAAASGVLSFAPAPAAPVPAAPQAPSAPPPAPSAPERSSPWASGAAPHAASEPQSPWVSGAAAASAHVASPPPAAPSYALSQPRIAPSYALGSSPAASPWPAAAAAAAPARRPARPRRPRLTPDARPSSEPLIPPRKRRPAKVAADGLGASFLRSVPDAAPTPT
- a CDS encoding DUF2169 family type VI secretion system accessory protein, translated to MDLRNRTPFVAERIVHVDAAGAEVLVVLVKATLAIHAGGRLAPTAEQVPLQHADAFHGEPGLSSVRYESDLAPHKVGTDVVVLGHAYPPGRRDAEVQVSVRVGPVRTTLAVFGDRTWARPASPAPFERMPLVYERAFGGRDESAESPVDHEVEPRNPVGRGFRARRSLVDPAQLAMPNLEDPRKPLRSPDDRPEPVGLGFIGRSWQPRLRYAATAPDPSSPPPAGSPPPAPSPFLPAAFDPRYHQGAHPRLVATPHLRGGEPVELVHLSPLGPQRFSLPPAAPRAVVVIDSERRPLPLVLDTVVLEPDDLRAVLVYRGAMPVGRDVFRVRRIEVEPAPA
- a CDS encoding DUF4150 domain-containing protein, producing the protein MPVTVGVNSRTVVHAASNGMTIAFPDVCLTPAPPAPPVPVPYPNIAMSSDAASTAKNVKADGNPLCHQDSNFSRSSGDEAGTNGGVASGVNMNKAEFISYSFDVKVEGKGCARALDLMLHNSKNTPPTPVIQPPLIVIVMEEPPPAPENPKDWGVDKIEVF